The following are from one region of the Phycisphaeraceae bacterium genome:
- a CDS encoding dihydroorotate dehydrogenase — MRSQARVDMGVRLAGLNLASPVVLAAGTAGVIDEASDVMDLSRIGAVVTKSITPLPREGNALWRVLPERTGMLNAIGLANPGIERFIVEFAPRAASVRCPVIASAAGFSIADYVCVVEGLAECAGIAAIELNVSCPNVHGATEFGADVKALGELVQAARKVAAGKPLIVKLPPVAVAAPTSVVDLARAAIESGAGALTLCNTMPAMAIDVRTREPGLGNVTGGLSGPAVHAVVVRLVHLVYRGVARDAGVPIIGLGGVMTWRDAAEFILAGASAVGVGTAMFVDTKRPVRIARDLEHWAASQGAANIAELTGAVRC, encoded by the coding sequence ATGCGCAGCCAGGCAAGGGTCGATATGGGTGTTCGCCTCGCGGGGCTAAATCTGGCCAGCCCCGTTGTTCTTGCAGCCGGAACGGCAGGGGTGATCGACGAGGCGTCCGATGTGATGGATCTTTCGCGCATTGGTGCCGTGGTGACCAAGTCGATCACGCCGCTGCCGCGCGAGGGGAACGCGCTCTGGCGTGTCCTTCCCGAGCGCACGGGCATGCTTAACGCGATTGGGCTGGCGAACCCTGGCATCGAACGCTTCATAGTGGAGTTTGCACCACGAGCAGCGAGCGTGCGTTGTCCGGTCATCGCATCGGCTGCCGGCTTTTCGATCGCGGACTATGTCTGTGTGGTTGAAGGTTTGGCTGAGTGCGCGGGCATCGCGGCGATTGAACTCAATGTTTCGTGTCCGAATGTGCACGGGGCGACCGAGTTCGGAGCCGACGTCAAGGCCCTTGGCGAACTGGTACAGGCTGCGCGAAAAGTCGCCGCCGGTAAGCCGCTGATCGTCAAACTGCCTCCGGTTGCTGTTGCGGCTCCGACGAGCGTGGTGGATCTTGCGCGAGCAGCAATCGAGAGCGGGGCGGGGGCCTTGACGCTGTGCAACACGATGCCTGCGATGGCAATTGACGTTCGGACGCGCGAGCCTGGGCTTGGCAACGTGACGGGGGGGTTGTCGGGGCCGGCGGTTCACGCTGTGGTGGTGCGTCTGGTCCACCTTGTCTACAGGGGCGTTGCGCGCGATGCAGGAGTGCCGATCATCGGGCTCGGTGGCGTGATGACCTGGCGTGACGCAGCCGAGTTCATTCTTGCAGGCGCCTCGGCTGTGGGGGTTGGAACAGCCATGTTTGTTGATACGAAGCGGCCGGTGCGCATCGCTCGCGATCTCGAACACTGGGCAGCTTCGCAGGGTGCGGCGAACATTGCAGAACTCACGGGCGCGGTGCGATGCTGA
- the smc gene encoding chromosome segregation protein SMC, whose protein sequence is MDSEHTESLAESTETLGDACIAAAEPIMLAPGLRLTRLTLAGFKSFADRTEFTFDDPITGIVGPNGCGKSNLVDAIKWVLGERSSKSLRGKEMIDVIFAGSVGRKPGGLASVTLSFENPPLPPEILDLVRAREIEPTEPEREGESDQVEGSIDESEIGATEALDIPAQPSLSAESTNPQGVRPALSEHEAEAIEEGESEARAIISQRGRIGRSLPIDSDTVEVERRLYRDGKSQYLINGRLARLRDIRDLFLDTGVGADAYSIIEQGKVDAMLLASPQERRTIFEEAAGVAKYKQRRIEAQRKLERTEANLVRTREQLDSTERRLRFVRGQAAKARRFMELDSEHRALRLALAFHQYHEVRGSLGEVEDRLDEAERARAVAAEELRTVEAEKQEAELARHDVLSEQRRVDDLVRSSEHAIASAEQRRAMAERSIEESQRQVEIDQQRLAEAASQLHGMASAIETRREDLAALAEALSDAEGHLDAASKRRAEASAAMAEERNELAEQRSQLAEMERNLAGLAASIEADGRRVESLAEQERTLSAKREARSREVDALREQHKGTNDNVHMLDRAIGSLEADLAQVRAAGESLSSDRQARATSVAHLDQQVVRLDSRRATLDDMARGRVGLGSAVKAVFDERASGAGFSQAIAPLADLIETDQDHAPFVEIALGDLVQAVLVPTLTMLPTDEELGRLPGRVTFLSLQAEVGDALTPLGDLMMVAGARLVELRHVVRVRESVDATLAGFVSTLLDRLLDSAVLVEDVDAALLLGAGPMPGRRFVTRDGTLVEPDGRVTAGPAGSVDEGAGILQRHSELRQLQTELETLSASLDAERVVLSRLDSEVAAIEQQRSTLDSQLAETRRTLVSKQTLAERLLSDLDRATRDTAALDDERSQIADRASAARQHQSELRERAAKLERLLAEHTETVEKLEVALDAHEKIVHEASEVMAAQRAEVSKRGEQLASTRREISRLESECDALERRRDEFERHLEQATERAEHYRVMIAEASDTLAQSRAEVERLRASASTLAERATAATQHVVGLAMRLAGVRQTASTADQAWHELEARRRELEVKRESIEDRTREELTVSVANEYDDYRSLMAEPDVEPIDTRESAARANVLRDEIKRLGNVNLDSIEEETQLEEKNEELIAQVADIDDARIRLATLIEKLNIASREQFGDVFEKIRENFGGRDGMFRLLFGGGRAEVRLMGLTKEVDGQKIRTDDVDLLESGIEVIAKPPGKEPRSISQLSGGEKTLTAVALLMSIFRSKPSCFCVLDEVDAALDEANVGRFCQAVRQFTDKSRFIVITHNKRTMQVADRLYGVTQQERGVSKRVAVKFDQVDEQGRIKAEDETPATKPSGSLRKALAEMRGEQAEAAT, encoded by the coding sequence ATGGACAGCGAGCACACCGAATCCTTGGCCGAGAGCACCGAGACACTCGGCGATGCGTGCATCGCAGCAGCCGAGCCCATCATGCTCGCCCCGGGCCTGCGACTGACGCGATTGACTTTGGCGGGGTTCAAGTCGTTCGCTGACCGCACCGAGTTCACCTTTGACGACCCGATCACGGGAATCGTGGGCCCCAATGGCTGCGGCAAGAGCAATCTGGTTGATGCCATCAAATGGGTGCTCGGCGAGCGGTCGAGCAAAAGCCTGCGCGGCAAGGAGATGATCGACGTCATTTTTGCCGGCTCTGTCGGGCGCAAGCCCGGAGGCCTGGCGAGTGTGACGCTGTCGTTCGAGAACCCGCCGCTGCCTCCCGAGATTCTGGATCTGGTGCGAGCGCGCGAGATCGAACCCACCGAACCTGAGCGCGAGGGGGAGAGCGACCAGGTTGAGGGCAGCATTGATGAGAGCGAAATTGGAGCGACCGAAGCGCTCGACATTCCGGCCCAACCCTCGCTCAGCGCAGAGTCAACGAATCCGCAAGGCGTCCGGCCCGCTCTGAGCGAGCATGAGGCCGAGGCCATTGAAGAGGGCGAGAGCGAAGCCCGCGCGATTATCAGCCAGCGTGGGCGTATCGGGCGTTCGCTTCCGATTGACTCTGACACGGTGGAAGTCGAACGGCGGCTGTATCGCGACGGCAAGAGTCAATATCTCATCAACGGCCGCCTGGCGCGACTGCGCGACATCCGCGATCTGTTCCTGGACACGGGCGTCGGGGCCGACGCGTACTCGATCATCGAACAGGGCAAGGTTGACGCGATGTTGCTGGCCAGCCCACAGGAGCGTCGGACGATCTTTGAAGAAGCTGCGGGCGTGGCCAAGTACAAGCAGCGTCGCATCGAGGCCCAGCGCAAACTCGAGCGCACCGAAGCCAATCTGGTGCGCACGCGCGAGCAGCTCGACTCGACCGAACGCCGGCTGCGTTTTGTGCGTGGGCAGGCGGCCAAGGCACGGCGGTTCATGGAACTCGACAGCGAACACCGGGCTTTGCGGCTCGCGCTGGCGTTCCATCAGTACCACGAGGTGCGCGGTTCGCTGGGCGAAGTCGAGGATCGGCTCGATGAAGCCGAACGGGCACGCGCTGTCGCAGCAGAAGAACTGCGCACCGTCGAAGCAGAAAAGCAGGAGGCCGAACTCGCGCGACACGACGTGCTGAGTGAACAACGGCGCGTCGATGACCTTGTGCGGTCGAGTGAGCACGCGATCGCGTCGGCCGAACAGCGGCGTGCCATGGCCGAGCGTTCGATTGAAGAATCGCAGCGCCAAGTCGAGATCGATCAGCAGAGACTGGCCGAAGCGGCCTCGCAGTTGCACGGCATGGCCAGCGCGATCGAGACGCGGCGCGAAGATCTGGCGGCGCTGGCCGAAGCACTCTCGGATGCCGAAGGGCATCTCGATGCAGCCTCGAAGCGCCGGGCCGAGGCTTCGGCCGCTATGGCTGAAGAACGCAACGAACTGGCCGAGCAGCGCTCGCAACTGGCGGAAATGGAGCGGAATCTTGCGGGTCTGGCCGCTTCGATCGAAGCCGACGGGCGGCGTGTCGAGTCTCTGGCCGAGCAGGAACGAACGCTGAGCGCCAAGCGCGAGGCGCGGTCGCGCGAGGTTGACGCCTTGCGCGAGCAGCACAAGGGCACCAATGACAATGTTCACATGCTCGATCGAGCCATCGGTTCGCTCGAAGCGGATCTTGCGCAGGTGCGTGCAGCTGGGGAATCGCTGTCGAGCGATCGGCAGGCGCGGGCGACTTCGGTGGCTCATCTGGATCAGCAGGTTGTTCGGCTCGACAGCCGACGTGCAACACTCGACGACATGGCCAGAGGGCGCGTGGGGCTCGGGTCCGCGGTCAAGGCGGTGTTTGACGAGCGAGCGAGCGGGGCAGGATTTTCCCAGGCCATCGCGCCTTTGGCCGACTTGATCGAGACTGATCAGGATCACGCTCCGTTTGTGGAGATCGCGCTGGGCGACCTGGTGCAGGCGGTGCTGGTGCCGACGCTCACGATGCTGCCGACTGATGAAGAACTCGGGCGCTTGCCGGGGCGCGTCACGTTCCTTTCTTTGCAGGCTGAGGTTGGCGATGCGCTCACGCCGCTGGGCGATCTGATGATGGTCGCGGGCGCACGGCTGGTTGAACTGCGCCACGTTGTTCGTGTGCGTGAGAGCGTCGACGCAACGCTTGCCGGGTTCGTCAGCACCCTGCTCGATCGGCTTCTGGATTCGGCCGTGTTGGTTGAGGATGTCGATGCGGCCTTGCTGCTCGGGGCTGGCCCGATGCCGGGGCGGCGTTTTGTGACGCGCGATGGCACGCTTGTCGAGCCCGATGGCCGCGTCACCGCCGGGCCGGCGGGCTCGGTCGATGAAGGCGCAGGCATCCTGCAACGGCACAGCGAACTGCGGCAGTTGCAAACCGAACTTGAGACACTCTCGGCCTCGCTTGACGCCGAGCGGGTCGTGCTCTCTCGCCTTGACAGCGAAGTTGCAGCCATCGAACAGCAGCGATCAACGCTCGATTCCCAACTCGCCGAGACCCGGCGAACACTTGTTTCGAAGCAGACGCTCGCCGAACGCCTGCTGTCCGACCTTGATCGCGCGACGCGCGATACCGCTGCCCTAGATGACGAGCGCTCGCAGATCGCGGATCGTGCGTCGGCAGCCAGGCAGCACCAGAGCGAACTGCGCGAACGCGCCGCCAAACTTGAACGCCTGCTCGCCGAACACACCGAAACGGTCGAGAAACTCGAAGTCGCGCTCGATGCCCACGAAAAGATCGTCCATGAGGCCAGCGAAGTCATGGCGGCACAGCGGGCCGAGGTGAGCAAGCGAGGCGAGCAACTCGCGTCGACACGCCGCGAGATCAGTCGGCTCGAATCGGAGTGCGACGCGCTCGAGCGCCGCCGCGACGAGTTCGAACGCCACCTCGAACAGGCCACCGAGCGGGCCGAGCACTACCGGGTGATGATCGCCGAGGCTTCGGACACACTGGCTCAAAGCCGAGCGGAGGTTGAGAGACTGCGCGCTTCGGCCTCAACACTTGCCGAGCGGGCCACAGCCGCAACGCAGCACGTCGTAGGGCTGGCGATGCGTCTTGCGGGAGTGCGACAGACAGCTTCGACCGCCGATCAGGCGTGGCATGAGCTCGAAGCCCGCCGCCGCGAACTTGAAGTCAAGCGGGAATCGATCGAGGATCGCACACGCGAAGAGCTGACAGTCAGCGTCGCCAACGAGTATGACGACTACCGGTCACTCATGGCCGAGCCGGATGTCGAACCGATCGACACCCGCGAGTCGGCCGCCCGCGCCAATGTCCTGCGCGACGAAATCAAGCGACTTGGCAATGTCAATCTCGACTCGATCGAGGAAGAAACCCAACTGGAAGAGAAAAACGAAGAGCTGATCGCGCAAGTCGCCGACATCGACGACGCCCGTATTCGCCTGGCGACGCTCATCGAGAAACTCAACATCGCCAGCCGCGAGCAGTTCGGAGATGTGTTCGAGAAAATCCGCGAGAACTTCGGCGGGCGCGACGGGATGTTCCGCCTGCTCTTCGGCGGCGGGCGTGCAGAAGTGCGACTCATGGGCCTGACCAAAGAGGTCGATGGTCAGAAGATCCGCACCGACGACGTCGATCTGCTCGAAAGCGGCATCGAAGTCATCGCCAAGCCCCCAGGCAAGGAACCCCGCTCGATCAGCCAGCTCTCGGGTGGCGAGAAGACGCTGACAGCGGTCGCGCTGCTCATGTCGATCTTCCGCTCCAAGCCGAGCTGTTTCTGCGTGCTCGACGAAGTGGACGCGGCACTCGACGAAGCCAACGTCGGCAGGTTCTGCCAGGCGGTGCGTCAGTTTACCGACAAGAGCCGCTTCATCGTCATCACGCACAACAAGCGAACGATGCAGGTCGCAGATCGCCTCTATGGCGTCACGCAGCAGGAACGCGGCGTGTCGAAGCGCGTCGCGGTCAAGTTCGATCAGGTCGATGAGCAGGGCCGCATCAAGGCCGAAGATGAAACCCCCGCAACCAAGCCGAGCGGTTCGCTGCGCAAGGCGCTGGCAGAGATGCGTGGCGAGCAGGCCGAAGCCGCCACCTGA
- a CDS encoding Gfo/Idh/MocA family oxidoreductase yields the protein MGFITHIPGTQPVETPIKHERALGVGVLGLHEGRTLLLALESRCRYARAVAGCDLSEEKRHASASELPHLFLTADYDKMLARPEVDIVAIYTPDALHADHIEQAFEAGKDVICTKPLIASLDDARRILAAGRKTGRKLLVGQSSRFFEPFRRQRAALERGEFGGLEGVELIDAHYIHRMDWYYRKSPWVARDADWIFLGMSHPIDLVRWYLGRIKQVSAYGFKSAMGREFGVTSNDVVIANFVAQDGRIGRAMGHYGCHELPTARNCIELMVYGTDGTSLAQYHDMKYVHTGLGGSGVPGAFEAGEMEQVTEDCLYAGRHYYFGSEVHGMHYGEFANYADHFARSLIEGKPASPGLEEGVETFCVMEAVRRSSVEGRPVEVGPLLTQVGIGE from the coding sequence ATGGGCTTCATAACACACATTCCCGGCACGCAGCCGGTCGAGACACCAATCAAGCACGAGCGTGCCCTGGGGGTGGGCGTGCTGGGGCTGCACGAAGGGCGAACGCTGCTGCTCGCGCTCGAAAGCCGATGTCGCTACGCCCGTGCGGTTGCGGGCTGTGACCTTTCTGAAGAAAAGCGGCACGCCAGCGCGAGCGAATTGCCGCATCTGTTCCTGACTGCGGACTACGACAAGATGCTTGCGCGGCCGGAGGTCGACATCGTCGCCATCTATACACCCGACGCGCTTCACGCTGACCACATCGAGCAGGCGTTCGAAGCGGGCAAGGATGTGATCTGCACCAAGCCACTGATCGCGAGCCTCGATGATGCGCGGCGAATCCTGGCAGCGGGGCGCAAGACGGGGAGGAAACTGCTCGTCGGACAGAGTTCTCGCTTCTTTGAGCCATTCCGGCGGCAGCGAGCGGCGCTCGAGCGCGGCGAGTTTGGCGGGCTGGAGGGGGTCGAGTTGATCGACGCGCACTACATCCACCGGATGGACTGGTACTACCGCAAGAGCCCATGGGTTGCGAGAGATGCGGACTGGATCTTCCTGGGCATGAGCCACCCGATCGATCTGGTGCGGTGGTATCTCGGGCGGATCAAGCAGGTTTCAGCGTACGGGTTCAAGAGCGCGATGGGGCGGGAGTTCGGGGTCACGAGCAACGATGTTGTCATTGCCAACTTCGTGGCCCAGGACGGACGCATCGGGCGCGCGATGGGACATTACGGCTGTCACGAACTGCCGACGGCCCGCAACTGCATTGAACTGATGGTCTACGGCACCGATGGCACCAGTCTTGCGCAATATCACGACATGAAATATGTGCACACGGGGCTCGGAGGCTCGGGGGTGCCGGGGGCCTTCGAGGCGGGAGAGATGGAACAAGTGACCGAGGACTGCCTGTACGCGGGGCGACACTACTACTTCGGCAGCGAGGTGCACGGGATGCACTACGGCGAGTTCGCCAACTACGCCGACCACTTCGCCCGGTCGCTGATCGAAGGCAAGCCCGCGTCGCCGGGGCTTGAAGAAGGAGTCGAGACGTTCTGCGTGATGGAAGCGGTGCGGCGGTCGTCGGTCGAAGGACGGCCCGTTGAGGTCGGGCCCCTGCTGACCCAGGTGGGGATCGGGGAATAG
- the rbsK gene encoding ribokinase, with protein MPEPDARTDVFVVGSLNMDLVVRTPRMPRPGETILGGPLSRFAGGKGNNQAVAAARAGAKAHMLGCIGNDAHGEELRATQNASGVDTSLVWTIENEHSGVAIITVDDAGENTIVVAPGANAHVDAAMVERARPVLVRSRVLLMQLEVPLETVAAAAGIARTAGVHVVLNAAPASALPEGLLANVDTLIVNAGEAALLAGAAAENSIEETARVLTDLGPRTVIITLGAIGVLAIENGQVLRQPSFRVDTIDTVGAGDAFCGAWAAATAAGADLAIALRFAAAAGALATTVAGAIPSLPMRAAIDALVREQSPQPTAADR; from the coding sequence ATGCCTGAGCCTGATGCCCGCACGGATGTCTTTGTCGTCGGTTCGCTGAATATGGATCTGGTTGTACGCACACCTCGTATGCCTCGACCGGGCGAAACCATCCTCGGCGGGCCCTTGTCGCGATTTGCGGGCGGCAAAGGAAATAATCAGGCGGTGGCGGCAGCGCGTGCAGGGGCGAAGGCGCACATGCTCGGATGCATCGGTAACGACGCGCATGGCGAGGAACTGCGCGCGACACAGAATGCCAGCGGAGTAGACACATCGCTGGTGTGGACAATCGAGAACGAGCACTCGGGTGTGGCGATCATCACGGTCGATGACGCGGGCGAGAACACGATTGTTGTTGCACCTGGTGCCAACGCGCATGTCGACGCCGCGATGGTCGAGCGAGCCAGGCCTGTGCTGGTGCGCTCGCGTGTTCTGCTTATGCAGTTGGAAGTCCCGCTCGAAACGGTCGCAGCGGCTGCGGGCATCGCACGGACGGCTGGTGTGCATGTTGTGCTCAACGCGGCACCAGCCTCGGCGCTGCCCGAAGGCTTGCTTGCGAACGTCGATACGCTGATCGTGAACGCCGGCGAGGCCGCACTGCTGGCGGGGGCAGCGGCCGAGAACTCGATCGAAGAAACCGCCCGCGTACTGACAGACCTTGGCCCGCGCACTGTCATCATTACGCTTGGTGCGATCGGTGTGCTCGCGATTGAGAACGGTCAGGTGCTGAGGCAGCCGTCATTCCGCGTCGACACGATCGACACTGTTGGTGCGGGCGACGCCTTCTGTGGTGCGTGGGCGGCTGCGACGGCGGCGGGCGCGGATCTGGCCATTGCCCTGCGCTTTGCTGCAGCGGCCGGGGCGCTGGCAACGACCGTCGCGGGCGCGATACCCTCACTCCCGATGCGGGCTGCCATCGACGCGCTGGTGCGCGAACAAAGCCCGCAGCCAACCGCCGCAGACCGCTGA
- a CDS encoding right-handed parallel beta-helix repeat-containing protein: MLNTLIISASVGLQSGSLPQVTVDRDNVVITESCIIRIPDGLAIADTDGNGVIHIAADNITVAFEGSVLRGAAPGTPWDQLVGVGVRLDGHKNVTLTGLNVHGFKVGVWVSDADGLNYVGGDLSDNYRKRLGSTPEREDSSDWMSPHNNDNNEWITRYGGALYIQNSDNITVRNVHIRRGQNGILLSNVNDSKIYDNDASFLSGWGVGLWRSSRNTVTRNALDFCVRGHVEGVYNRGQDSAGILMFEQCNENIIAQNSVTHGGDGIFGFGGLDALGQNARDRARNRLRRETGEQNVDGRITFSEAILEASTRKGCNDNIFAENDLSYAPAHGLEMTFSFGNIVFRNRFVENAICGIWGGFSQDTFIYENLFDGNGGMTYGLERGGINIEHGAGNVVVANKFINNRAGIHYWWDGLGDFESLPWAKTNYRGVVDNIIADNTFVINDEPRSFHRFGENEKRLAYHLRNDGGGEFKNLQIFNNSYEISGPGQKISIQGECEVVETGAVPAYSHPVYEVIGQTRPVVLKDGIAYSARAHLQGRDKIIMDEWGPWDHESPLLRRVSAAGGQAVYDVLGVKGDLKVKSEGNNLNVDVTDGTLPNSRRVVIRGGEGVTTYNVHITADGFDHTINGTLISARWLGRVFSWKDKVNPMEDYEGWLKLARGPDSRPFGASTIDFKYGWGGPKDMVRDKFMDDTSGTLMDLDVSGDYFGIEAIGRIRMPAGKWRVRTVSDDGVRVYTTVGSSEEQRIIDNWTHHGPTPNEGTFTVENDGDLVVFRIHHFEINGYAMLTFELEPM, encoded by the coding sequence ATGCTCAACACACTCATTATTTCTGCAAGCGTCGGACTGCAATCCGGGTCACTTCCTCAGGTCACGGTTGATCGCGACAACGTCGTCATTACCGAGTCTTGCATCATCAGAATTCCTGATGGGCTCGCCATTGCTGACACCGACGGCAACGGCGTCATACATATCGCCGCCGACAACATCACCGTCGCCTTCGAGGGCTCTGTCCTCCGCGGCGCGGCACCGGGAACGCCATGGGATCAACTCGTCGGTGTCGGCGTCCGCCTCGACGGCCACAAGAACGTCACGCTCACCGGTCTCAACGTTCATGGTTTCAAAGTCGGCGTCTGGGTTTCCGATGCCGATGGGCTCAACTACGTTGGAGGCGACCTCTCCGACAACTATCGCAAACGCCTCGGCTCCACACCCGAACGCGAAGACTCGTCCGACTGGATGAGCCCGCACAACAACGACAACAACGAATGGATCACGCGTTACGGCGGAGCCCTCTACATCCAGAACTCCGACAATATCACTGTCCGCAATGTCCACATCCGCCGCGGACAGAATGGCATCCTTCTGAGTAACGTCAACGACTCGAAGATCTATGACAACGACGCATCATTCCTCTCCGGATGGGGCGTGGGACTCTGGCGGTCAAGCCGCAACACAGTCACCCGCAACGCCCTCGATTTCTGCGTTCGAGGACACGTTGAAGGCGTCTACAACCGTGGGCAGGACTCGGCCGGCATCCTCATGTTCGAGCAGTGCAACGAGAACATCATCGCCCAGAACTCCGTCACCCACGGCGGCGACGGCATCTTCGGGTTCGGCGGGCTCGATGCCCTCGGACAAAACGCCCGCGACCGCGCACGCAATCGCCTCCGCCGCGAAACGGGTGAGCAGAACGTCGATGGCCGCATCACCTTCTCCGAAGCAATCCTCGAAGCCAGCACCCGCAAGGGATGCAACGACAACATTTTCGCCGAAAACGATCTCTCCTACGCCCCCGCACACGGGCTCGAGATGACCTTCAGTTTCGGCAACATCGTCTTCCGCAATCGCTTCGTCGAGAATGCCATCTGCGGCATCTGGGGCGGATTCAGCCAGGACACATTCATCTACGAGAATCTCTTTGATGGCAACGGCGGCATGACCTACGGCCTCGAGCGAGGTGGTATCAACATCGAGCACGGCGCAGGCAACGTTGTCGTCGCCAATAAGTTCATCAACAATCGTGCAGGCATCCATTACTGGTGGGATGGCCTGGGCGACTTCGAATCTCTCCCCTGGGCAAAGACCAACTATCGCGGCGTTGTCGACAACATCATCGCCGACAACACCTTCGTCATCAACGATGAGCCCCGCTCCTTCCACCGCTTCGGCGAGAACGAGAAACGCCTTGCCTACCACCTCCGCAACGACGGCGGCGGCGAGTTCAAAAACCTCCAGATCTTCAACAACTCATACGAGATCTCCGGCCCAGGCCAGAAAATCTCCATTCAGGGCGAGTGCGAAGTCGTCGAGACTGGCGCAGTCCCGGCTTACTCGCACCCCGTCTACGAAGTCATCGGCCAGACCCGCCCGGTCGTCCTTAAGGATGGCATCGCCTACAGCGCCCGCGCACACCTACAGGGGCGCGACAAGATCATCATGGACGAGTGGGGCCCCTGGGATCACGAAAGCCCGCTCCTCCGCCGCGTTTCCGCCGCCGGTGGACAGGCCGTCTACGACGTGCTTGGTGTCAAGGGCGATCTCAAGGTCAAGTCCGAAGGTAACAACCTCAATGTCGATGTCACCGATGGCACGCTGCCCAACTCACGCCGCGTCGTGATTCGTGGCGGCGAAGGTGTCACCACCTACAACGTTCACATCACAGCCGACGGCTTTGATCACACCATCAACGGCACACTCATCTCCGCACGCTGGCTCGGTCGCGTCTTCAGTTGGAAGGACAAGGTCAACCCGATGGAGGACTACGAAGGTTGGCTGAAACTCGCCCGCGGCCCCGACTCACGCCCCTTCGGCGCTTCCACCATCGACTTCAAGTACGGATGGGGCGGACCAAAGGACATGGTTCGGGACAAGTTCATGGACGACACATCAGGCACCCTGATGGATCTCGATGTCTCCGGTGATTACTTCGGCATCGAAGCCATCGGACGCATCCGCATGCCCGCTGGCAAGTGGCGAGTGCGCACAGTAAGTGACGACGGAGTCAGGGTTTATACCACAGTCGGCAGCAGCGAAGAACAACGCATCATCGACAACTGGACACACCACGGCCCAACTCCGAACGAAGGAACATTCACCGTCGAGAATGACGGCGATCTCGTTGTCTTCCGTATTCATCACTTCGAGATCAATGGATACGCAATGTTGACCTTCGAACTCGAACCGATGTGA